The Dreissena polymorpha isolate Duluth1 chromosome 8, UMN_Dpol_1.0, whole genome shotgun sequence genome includes the window agtCAGCTTACCATGTTAAATTGTCTACATGTTCCAATACGATAAAACAGTAACGTGTTCCATTATTTGATTGGTATTAtgtattcatgcatatgtatacaaatatttattttgaccaaaacaatttttcatttcaCGTACGACACAattacatggtacatgtatttaattgcaCTTGTTTGTGTATTGAGTCCATGTTAGGGCATTAACCTTTATACTAGATGAAATTATTTTTGCAGTATGAGAATATAAATGCCTCTAAAAGAAAAGCGTTAAACAAATCTGTATAAGTTCAAGCTTTACGTAGCAAAATATACGATATTGATGCATATGAAACCACACCAATTGTACTATCATACTTTGGCTGTTATAACCTGTTATATAGTTTCTCTAAATGACAGTTTCAAAGTCATTCTACTGTTGTCACGTCAGTATTATTACATCTTCAGGATTTTGTAATTGATAAGCTGCCGAACAAGGAAGTGGCTGGCTGAGCTCGGACTAATTATTTTCTCTCTTTGGTTGCAGGTTTCCGTGTCCATTTTACGTAACGTGTTGAAGAAACAAAAGAAACTGatatgtgcgtatttattaacaTTTGGCCTCATACTTCCGTTGTTGTGCCATCATCTCCGAAACACGAGTTTGGAGTTTCTCTACAATCGAAACCAGACGGCTGCTGCACAGGCAATGATCCGGGAAAACACAGCTCGCTTTGAGCAATCCTTAAAGTCACTGCAAAGGTTTGAAGATCGGAAAACATTCTGTCAAACTCTTCCATTCATGTGTTCGATGGACAGAACTAGACAAGGAACTGCTTTATTTGCTTCTGACACAAAAAGCGATGCGTTGAAAAAGCCTTCGCCTATGGATGACTCACTTGCACCAACCCATGGTTTTCATAGAGTACAACAGAAGCGAACTTATAGCAGAGATTATTTTAAAGGAGGACTTGCAATTTCTGTTGTCACAGTTGCCCGGACTtccaaatatcataattacacaGGACACTATCTACCACAGACTGTTGCTAGGTTACTGGAAATAATATCGGTTTCTGAAGAACTAATGGAGCGAACTCCAGTTCATTTAAGCGTGTGTAATGTGGACTTTAAGGCCAATGCACATTCGGATATAAAATTACTGCCAGTATGGATTCCTGTTTCCCAGCGATTCAAAATCGAACCAAACAAGACGGATCTTACACAAAATGAGTTAATAGATAAGGAAAAGAACGATTacgtattttgtattaataagtCTTTGGAGTTAAATTTCTCATACGTGATGATTGTTGAAGACGATGCTTTAGCGAATGCAAACCTGTTCGATGTTTTAAAGAGATTTTTCGTTTCAGAAAGGTTCGCATACACTGACGAAATCATATTTAATCCGATTAGCAATTATGCTTTTTTGAAACTGTATCACCCAGAAAGGTTACTCGGCTATTTTGGATTTGACGCAGAACGCATTCCTGAATTGGTATCATTGTCTATTATATTGACTACTCTGACATTATTAATACGCACAATTGTTCAGGGTAGTGCTTTCAATCACTTCTATCTATGTCATGCTATAAATGCGTTTCTTATGTTTCTGCTAGGAATAATGGTCATTGGTAGATCTAACATAAACGCTCTTCGTACATATTCGGACTACCTCTATTACATAACCCCTGCACCAAGCTGTTGTTCGCCGGCCATTTTGTTTCCACGGGCGGGGGCGGTTACCATAGTGACGCGACTTGAACCCATGACATGCAAGGCAGGATttgccaaggactccgcaattgATCAGATTGTAAAGGAAGATCGTCTTCAAACGAGACTTGTACAGCCAAACCTGTTTCAGCACATAGGACACTATTCGTCATTGAGAAAAGATATGCTCAACCCTTTTATTGTGTAATAACAGacgttgtgtacttaaataaTACTAGAATGCTGAGATAATAATTATTGCCGTTTTGGAATTGTGATCTTGTTCTAAATTTAAcctatgttttgtatttaaacatgtacatttggTTATCCTTTGCACATTTGAACTGTTATTGAATTCGATTGATCTTATTGGGTAAATTACATTAAATCCTTGAGAAAAAATATATTCCAATAACTACGGGAACGTTTAAGTATTTTCAGTGTCACTCAATATCGGTCATTGTCGACTCCGGTACTACTAAAAAGTGCACCGGGTACTTCTAaaattacttaaatgtaccaATCGAGTGTCACTATCAAGGCATGAATTATATATTTCCTATAGACTTTCATCAAACCGTGTCTTGCATTTATAAATTTGTGACCGTATAgcagtaaatatttttatggaaGAATTGCAATTTTTGTTGTTACAAGGAAGATCATAAATATATGTGACATTATCTGCTTTGACTGTTCGTTGTTGCTAGGTTATTAAAGCAAATATCGGTTACTGATAAGCTAAGGGAGACACCTTCAGTTCATACAGGCGTATGCAATGTGGTTTTAAAGTCCCTTGCCAAACTACCAACGAGTATTTCTATCTTCAAAAAGATTCAATATCGAACCAAACGAATCAAAGCTAACACATGATCATTCAGCACATTCAGTAAAGAATGATAACATtgtatttaaaactattttggTTTAATTTGTCATACGTGGTTATTGGCGAAGATGGAAAGTAGGCGGAAGTTAATTTTTCAATGTGTAGACAAAATCTATCGTCTCGGAAAGGTTGGCATGCATATACGAATTCATCTTCAATGCAATTAATGAGTTTGCATTTATGAAACTGCATCATCTGGAAAGGCTTCATGGTCCGCTCTTCAGGAAGTTCGCTTCAAAATGAGATTTGTGTTACCAATGCTGGTAAACCATACAGAGGAATATTCTACAAAGAGAAAAAATACCCAACCAATttattttgtatcaaaataagtcacagaaaaatatatactcaaTGATAAGTACTGGATGTATTATCTCTAGCATTTGATATACAAGTTATTTTATGTTAGCAAATTGTATTAATTAGTGTTAAATTGTATGTTCATTTCACATTATATACACTCGTTTGTTAAAGTAAGCCATAAAGCttttttcttaatataaaaaataaaaacctgtTTAAATCTATAACATGGACAAGTTTGTTAAATGTTTACTATGTGTTCAGCGTGATATTATATGACGAACGGGCAAGTTTGTTAAATGTTTACTATGTGTTCAGCGTGATGTTATATGACGAAAATGTATTTACTATATTATTTACTCTTATGCCGATAAATAAGACATAACGTTCTTTAAAATGCATATGGCAGCGATTCAAGAAAGCTGTGACCACGCAAAAAACATATATGGTACATTTTACTAAATTATAAGTTGACATATTTACACATCTATAAACGTGATACACGTTAATTGTTATCAGTTGGGATTAAACAAAATCAATTTCGTGTGTCAATGTCAGAGTTGATAACAACTTTTCTTTCGACAATGCTGCTTATTGCAAATGCGCGTAGCTATCCTGGTAAGAGTTTCtattaaactttttaataaatttagAAAAGTACCTGACTCAGCAATAAGGTTAATCTGCTTTGATTTGCTAAATAtcgtaaaatgttaaaaaaatgttcgaaTATACCAAGTTTCCatgatattaaattatttaaaaacgatACTTATTGGCTCTGGTTTGCGAATAACGCCAAACACAAGGTCAAATATTTCAACCTTATGAAAACCTTGTTACCGTTCTCCACATAAAGACTCAGAATCTGTATGTGGACAACATCTATGCCGAGTTCGAAAAAGGGTACGTACGTGAAAAATCTAGGCCACAATGTCAATCTTCTTTAataatgattatattttatacaaaatttcagaTACTAAATTACTATCCGAATATTAACTTATTATCCGGATAATCGGATCAACAACAACATGACAATATCCAGCcaatgtttgaatctgggtcatgatGCGTCATTAAATTAGGTCATCGGGTCAACTATAACAAAATCTTGAGGCCACACTTTTTaatcaattttgatgaaacttggtcagactgtttatctttacaataccTAGACTAGGCTAGGCTAATTCAAATAATGATTTCTTGCGTCCTAAAAATTTTGACCAGGGCAAATCTTAGAAAAAGCATGAAAAGTCCCTAGGGGCAAGATTtataactcaatcttgatgaaaccctatgattatatttaacaagaaaaatTCTCTGTCGAGTTTGAATCTAGGTGCCTTCCCAAAGTAGAAGACCGGGTCAAATCTTGTGTTAACATGAAACtgttacaatttcaaagttacaATTATGACTGAATCGTGATGAAACTTGGCCAAATATTTCTTTTGATAATATCAAGACaaagttcaaatatggatcaGTGATCACATTTAtcttaaaactaggtcactaagtaaaATTTTAGAAAACCATAGAACAATCCTTGAAACAACATTTTAGCTCAAGTTTGATAAAACATGGTAAGAATGTGTATTTTCGCGATCCCAATACCATGTCTGAATATAAGTCAAGTGTGTCAAAAATACTTGGTCACCACTAAAGTCGTCAAAAATTTGTTTCCGTGAATCAACGAGACCTCCACCATGGCCCATTAGTTTCTTAAGGATTCAATCAATTTATTATAGCTAAGGGGTACATTTTTGTACGTGTGTATATAAAGGGGATATTATATAGACGATGTGCCCGTTAAAGGATTTATATCAATTTGCAATTGTATGCAGTTGTTAACTTTCTTtacattgtgctttattatgtttactTATCTGCACATGTATTTGCCATGCATTTTAGTGTTGTCAAGTTAAGCATGATTAAAGATAGTGAAAGTTTTCTTTACTTTTGTACTTGGTCGCGAAAATGAACGATAGCTTCACATATTTTGgacattgttgaataattaaacagaTGCTAGTTTTAATTAAGAGATTGCAGatcttttataaatgaaatcaTTTGAGTTTAAAGTGCTATATTTATGGAAAATAGTAGTTATTTGTAAGTGCATTTTTTACGATATgattttctgttatttagtgATGGTTGTGCAAATATTTTAGTTGCTCAAGCGCTTTAATGAATGTTTCCCATTGATTTGATTAACATGATGCTCTTTAACATACCAGTGAGATAAAAAATCGTGTTAGTTTTTAGTGTTACTACGATGAGCAAAAAAGTGTCATATAATGCTATTTTTATatcctttttttatttacacTCCCATATAGAGCGGCTTACCGATcagaaatatttttcaatatctcgGATTAAGTACATTTTGTGATTTGTAAAAGCATAATTCATAACTTTGAATAGAATaataaattttgaatatttgCATATGGAAAATATATAACATCAGTATAACAAAATAGTAGTTTCTGACGATGAACAGGATCCTTTACAAACATGTTTGCATAGATCCCTGCGACGAATAACGTGTAATTGATCGTTAAAATAATGATTTCGTTAAAATGTTGTTACTTTGAATTTCAGCAGTGAGCCCTCATAATATCAGAATTGCATTAAGTAGTGCACGATATACATTATGGCTCATAAAAATGAATGTATTGTCTCCCACATTATCATTttacacttaaaggggccttttcacagtttttggcatgttttgaaataagtcattaaatgctttatattgataaatgtaaacattggatcttaaaagctccagtaaaaaaatcaagaataaaatttaaaaaaggaaaaaaagtagccgcagctggactcgaaccagtgacccccggagtcctggagtaacctggagtaaaaacgcataaggCCGCTCGGCTCTTCTGCCAAGCATACTtggttgaagtattttatgcattatatgagcaatcttcgtagtttcacaaaatttaacgacaacaacagaactctccgaattattcaatcgtttcgcgttgcaacgatttataatttttagttttttaaatcgtcaaaagacgcatatattagctatattagaccatggttaatgttcagtaatactgtttcctcacaaatatcataactaaaacgaaaatttgcgaatctgaaacaatttttcggtgtaagctgcataagccagcttttcaccctgacttgacctttgtaagtgtccaataaaattcaaataaaatttcccgcggctaggtacgaatgaatacacttcatttattccattggctgatttgagtataccaccagaacattggaaacatatccgcgtctttgtaacactgttttactgtatgaaacaattttatctctaatgaaaaggcttaatagatagaacagttttacactcaattctcgacatcaatacagtttgtgcgtacaccttttattttcagagtattaccagcgcaaaagcgtttatacttaaaaggctatgttctcatatttagtacttacttccatattcctgtcaacatgttaacatgtaaaagtataaagagcagtggaagcgaggcctcactttaaagaattgcatttcaatccgcgaggtttcgggtcaagtcgcggacattcagagtttatatacaggtcatcaccggagttcgcggtcagtaaaataatcgttatataataaagacgctatccgtgaactaggtgacctggaattttctttagaccagaaatatgttaaaagaagatattcagcaatataattatggtatgtcaataatagattcttaatgtgttttcaacaatacaatgataaatattttttttaataaatttaacaataattattccaccatattgcctaatgtactaaagtgatattatgagcatgtaacagtttataggtgtctatcgcaaccgttgattatttttgatgtttctacttcatatacacttatagtaattaatgcagcatcaacatactaaaacaatataccagaaagagaaaaataatgcatttgaatattaaccgtactttcgtttgacaactgatcatgcgtttacgagttgaacctaaatttagttttagtgcagatttgttcatacgacacaaagacacaatattgttttacggatcatttcggcttacaggactgggtgggtcacgtaagaatatcgaatataaaatatatttttataaacaactggtagcaaggtgagttgcagataattgatcagtaaccacattttaactaactattttgacctgttaactcttttcagctcaattcaacagtgcaaaatgcccataatatcactttaagcatgagcacgatgattctcgatactgttaataatcgaatcaaatagcaatgcccgacagaccactaaaacaggtttgttctcgtgtggccggttgactcatatgtttaaatttcacttccattcttcttttggttttctgttttgtatctataggtttatgaccagcaatatgttataatgtaaaataagccgcgaaaactccccgtaacatcccgtactgcgtgtgatgcagctaagaactgcacagaaaaagacattcgctatccttgatctcattcattaaactatttacgccgtatatcttttttaaagatatttcttgtttcaattttgacaatttaccaaaccgtgaaaacatCCCTTTAATGTTCGACTGGACTGTGGCGTGTTTTGTTATGAACTACACGAAATACCGGTAGTAAAATATCGTCCGGAAATAGCTACTTGTCTACCCACACCatggtatgcgaatacttcgtttacggatggcacttcacttacagagaacaacaaacgccacgcgcgagaggtgagttcttcagtttttttgtatttatgttctgtttatttggtttttagacacagaacattgtttgggtgattaatggtat containing:
- the LOC127841420 gene encoding post-GPI attachment to proteins factor 4-like isoform X3 translates to MIRENTARFEQSLKSLQRFEDRKTFCQTLPFMCSMDRTRQGTALFASDTKSDALKKPSPMDDSLAPTHGFHRVQQKRTYSRDYFKGGLAISVVTVARTSKYHNYTGHYLPQTVARLLEIISVSEELMERTPVHLSVCNVDFKANAHSDIKLLPVWIPVSQRFKIEPNKTDLTQNELIDKEKNDYVFCINKSLELNFSYVMIVEDDALANANLFDVLKRFFVSERFAYTDEIIFNPISNYAFLKLYHPERLLGYFGFDAERIPELVSLSIILTTLTLLIRTIVQGSAFNHFYLCHAINAFLMFLLGIMVIGRSNINALRTYSDYLYYITPAPSCCSPAILFPRAGAVTIVTRLEPMTCKAGFAKDSAIDQIVKEDRLQTRLVQPNLFQHIGHYSSLRKDMLNPFIV
- the LOC127841420 gene encoding post-GPI attachment to proteins factor 4-like isoform X2, translated to MFISVISVYTHKVVMYTLLSIMGIFYCFKVSVSILRNVLKKQKKLICAYLLTFGLILPLLCHHLRNTSLEFLYNRNQTAAAQAMIRENTARFEQSLKSLQRFEDRKTFCQTLPFMCSMDRTRQGTALFASDTKSDALKKPSPMDDSLAPTHGFHRVQQKRTYSRDYFKGGLAISVVTVARTSKYHNYTGHYLPQTVARLLEIISVSEELMERTPVHLSVCNVDFKANAHSDIKLLPVWIPVSQRFKIEPNKTDLTQNELIDKEKNDYVFCINKSLELNFSYVMIVEDDALANANLFDVLKRFFVSERFAYTDEIIFNPISNYAFLKLYHPERLLGYFGFDAERIPELVSLSIILTTLTLLIRTIVQGSAFNHFYLCHAINAFLMFLLGIMVIGRSNINALRTYSDYLYYITPAPSCCSPAILFPRAGAVTIVTRLEPMTCKAGFAKDSAIDQIVKEDRLQTRLVQPNLFQHIGHYSSLRKDMLNPFIV
- the LOC127841420 gene encoding post-GPI attachment to proteins factor 4-like isoform X1 encodes the protein MLLCSSASSVINMPSTITHWIRTMRICNCIKVSVSILRNVLKKQKKLICAYLLTFGLILPLLCHHLRNTSLEFLYNRNQTAAAQAMIRENTARFEQSLKSLQRFEDRKTFCQTLPFMCSMDRTRQGTALFASDTKSDALKKPSPMDDSLAPTHGFHRVQQKRTYSRDYFKGGLAISVVTVARTSKYHNYTGHYLPQTVARLLEIISVSEELMERTPVHLSVCNVDFKANAHSDIKLLPVWIPVSQRFKIEPNKTDLTQNELIDKEKNDYVFCINKSLELNFSYVMIVEDDALANANLFDVLKRFFVSERFAYTDEIIFNPISNYAFLKLYHPERLLGYFGFDAERIPELVSLSIILTTLTLLIRTIVQGSAFNHFYLCHAINAFLMFLLGIMVIGRSNINALRTYSDYLYYITPAPSCCSPAILFPRAGAVTIVTRLEPMTCKAGFAKDSAIDQIVKEDRLQTRLVQPNLFQHIGHYSSLRKDMLNPFIV